The nucleotide window TTGGCTTGGTGTGTGTCACTGTGTTCTCATCACACCTGTACCTTAAGTAAGCTGATTCACATGCCTTTTACGGACTAAATTACAGTTCCACGCTGCTTCTGATTTTAATAGAAGGGCATATTAACCACTAGGGAGAAATTATTGCTTGAATTCCAAGAGACAGTGTGTTCTTCTGGAGGCCTAATAGATTCATTCAAATTCACCTTAAATTACATAGTCAGAAGACAAGAGTATGAGCTTTTTATGACATCAACCTAAGTCTCATCATCAAAGATAAAATGAGGGAGTTggactggaaaagaaaatattcactgCTCCAAAGCGAGTCACTTTACTCTTCCCCAAATCAATTATCCAATCCTTTTAGCCCCAAACAGCGGTTGAAGATGGGAAAACCCACACTAGACATACCAGGAAATAGGACCATTCTGGCTAAGAGCCCCGCTACTTAAAAAGAGGGAATACCTCTACCATAAAGTCATGACACTGGATAAGAGGAAGGGAAATGGCTAAAATTCTTAATGTGATCTCAAGAGTAATGTGATCTTTAGGTGGGCATCACATGGGAATGAGAAGCTTTAGGTCAGATTGTTCACAATTTCTCAAAACCTTGCAGTAGCAACAGTTGGTACATGCTACTAGGAATTCTCAAATACTGAGATACTGGGTCCCAGGTGGCAGTGGCCCTCCTAACCTCAATTTCTTGGTTACCTTAGAGGCATCTAGCTGACATTCCCATCAAAATACCCAACTGATATGAGATACATGAAAAAAGGAGATATGTATTCATCCACTGGGGGTATGAGAATGAGCAGAAGGTTGATAAACATTccttattgcaaaataaaatccTGTAGGCAAAAACCAGTACCAATGATGAGTTAATGTAATCTCGTTTccctagtagtagtagtagtagtagtagtagtagtagtagctgCCATCTAAACCCCAAACAGCATGAAGGTAATATTCCAGCTATTATTACCTTCTCCATCCcctaaaaaaaaccccagcaaaaTACTCAGAATAGTAGGAGATGCAAAGcaatcttcatttcttccttacattaaaaacatttttaattacagTTCAGCCTCTCTGCAATCTATATCAAGTAGTCAAATGCCAAGAGCACAGAAAAACCAGGTTGGAGGGAATTCCTGATAATGAGGCATGAAGTGAGAGATTTTCCTCAACCACTCCATTCCACAAGCTGGTGCCCATGCAGGTCCCTGAGAAAGAGTCATTCTGGCTTATGCCCTGAAGGAATCCTAGTCAGCACTCCCTCCTCAGAGTGTGCCTATGAAGGGCTGCTTGAAAAGAGAGGTCTTTGATGAAAGATCACTAGTAAAACCCTAATGGAAAGCTAACTTGTTTGGGGAGCAGCTCTTTTAATAGTGGGGGTTTTCTTCTTAAACCAGAGTTTCtcattggaattaaaaaaaacaaaacaaaaaaacaaaaacaaaaacaaaaaacaaccagcCATGCTTACAGTTACAATTCCACATTAACCAGCCAGGTTCCTGGGAGGTACCCATAACTAGCAAGTTGTCATACTCTCTAATCAGTCCAGATATGTTCTGGTGGAATTCTGGGCCTTCATCTCAGCCCTAGGAAAACTCAGTAATGCCTCAAGCAAATGAGCAGAGCTACAAGATCACACCCAGAGAGCTTAAGGTGCTTGGAGGTAAATTATCCCCTCGGGCAGCCACAGCTtccctgggtgggagggggtgtTCACCATATCTCTGATCCTTCTTGGTATACAGTAGCTACCCCCTTTTCCAAACAGACCAATCTTAAGGACATAAAACCTATTTGGGAGCTGTTCTTTCTTCTTATAGGCTTAccagaaaattcaagaaaatatccTAGTGAGTACTCACCTAAGAGCCTCATCCTCTCCTTCAATTTCAAAGTTGCTCTTGGCAAACCCCAACCTATCCCCAAATACCCAGAAGATAGAATCAGACAATGCTTGGCCTTGCTTCAGCATCACAGGATGGCTCTGAGTTCTCAATCCTGCCCCGAGGGTGCTGGTGGCAGCAGACACAATGGAGGTAGTCCACTACGTTGTGGGTAAAGAGTGAGCGCAATGGGTGCAAGTACTGGAAGAAAAGGAGCATGAAGCCAATGGAAATCAGGTAAGCAATGATTAGCTGCAAAGCAATCAAGGAATGACAGTAATTCAATAACACTTTCACTCCACAGAACTTGAAAACCAAAACCATGATCACATTCTCTACCAATCTTAAGCTATAGTGCAGGCCCATATGTCCCCAGTTCTGACCTTTGTCAACAAGGTCCCTGTCTGCCAATTTCAACTGCAAAGCTGACCAGCAAGAGAAGTTGATGCCTGCATAGAGGACAGTAATGGAAATCAGCACCACCAGGGTGCCGACCCGGCTGAAATTTTTCTCAATGTTATTAGGCATCTGGGCACCACTCCTCCAGAACTTAACCCAGGGCTCAAAGAGGATGATCAGGAAGTTGAGCAATAAGAAGGGCACAGCTTTCAATTTCAAGGTGGCTGAGAAGAGCACCAGAATCACTAGGCGGGAAGTGATCTCCAATGTCCGCCAGATGGTGATGCAGAGGACTTCTAACGGCCCAAGGCGAATCTTGTATTCATCATACTTGATCTGGATAGCCAACATATTGCAGAGGGTAGCCCCATAGGTGACAGATATCAGGGAAAAGACCATTAGCAcagctgtaagaaaaaaaataacagaaaaaaaacagataatcagACTATGTTAGCAAAGCTTGAACTCTGACCCAGAGGTCCAGAGAGATGATAGGTGAGACCTGCGGGGCCCAGTGAAGAGAAAATTCATGTATGAACACAGCTGTGTTAGCACAGAAAACAGcatgcacagaaaaaaatggaattagataaactaaaaatatatatatatttgtgatagGGATtataccagtttttttttaaagcttattttctatgtttctgttttctaaatttcccaCAATTAACACACATTTTAACTTTAATAATCATATAAACATCCAAAATGAaccttttttgtatattttttattggagttcaatttgccaacatatagcctaacacccagtgctcatcccatcaggtgcccccctcagtgcccatcacccagtcaccccaaccccccgcccaccttcctttccactaccccttgttcgtttcccagagttaggtgtctctcatgttctgtcaccctcaccaatatttcccactcatttttctctcctttcccctttattcctttccacTATTTTAAGAAGAGTGGATCTCAGAACTAATGTTGAGAGGTCACTAACACAGAAAGAACACATATAAAGAGATAAGGCAGCACCCACTTGATGAAATAGGCTTCTGAGCAAACAATGAAGGAGGCAGAAGGAATTCTGAAAAAATCCAGTCCTAGGAAATTCATAGGTAACGCCTTTGGTTACAGAAGTCCTTcttgacaaacattatatggtctcattcatttggggaatataaaaaatagtgaaagggaataaaggggaaaggagaaaaaatgagtgggaaatatcagagagggagatagaacatgagagactcctaactctgggaaacgaacaaggggtggtagaaagggaggtgggcggggggtgggggtgactgggtgacgggcactgagggggggcacttgatgggatgagcactgggtgttattctatatgttggcaaattgaacaccaataaaatagatagatgatgatagatagatagatagatagatagatagatagatagatagatagataaagaaatCCCttcttttgggacacctgggtggctcagtgcttgagcgtcagccttcggctcaggtcgtgatcctggagtgctgggattgagtcccacatcgggcttcctgcagggagcctgcttctccctctgcctgtgtctctacctctctctctctgtgtgtgtctttcataaataaataaataaaatctttaaaaagtcccTTCTTTGACATGTATCTTCTTTAAGAAATTAATCTTGTATGTATGTCAGGAATGTGTCAGAATGTATACTGAAAATTCCATGAAGGCAGAAAGGACcatgtctattttgttcactgctgtatccccagagCCAAACACACTGCCTGGAATATAATAGGTGAtccataaatgtttgtggaattaATGAGGAATTCTGAGTTTACAGAGGCAGCATAAAATATCTACAATTAAAAGCCCTCAGTTCAGCTCTGTGAAAGCTGTGTGAAAGTCACTGAATATCTATGTGCTTTAATTCCCCAATTCACTGAGATCTCTAGAATTGCTTGCATTAATCATCGCAATATCAATTTATCACCCAGCTGCTTTGGTATATTTTAGGAATCTCCAAACTTCTACcagagttgtttaaaaaaaatgtttaggggtacctgggtggctcaatgattgaacatctgcccttggctcaggttgtgatcccagggtactgggatcgagtcccacatcaggatccctacagggagcctgcttctccctttgcctacgtctctgcctctgtgtctctcatgaataaataaatacaaataaagttttaagaaataataaaacaaattaatattaatttacaaaaattttacaCCCTACTTCATAGCCCATAACATCCATACCACTGTATAGAGTTTGGTCCCTGGAGGGTCAGTGTGCTCTATAACTTGCTACATTGAATCTCAACTATAGATCACACAGTgtccctttccttttattcctttgtatcAAAGAATACCAATTACTAAAAAAGTGAGAGAGGCCTAAGGGGTaaatcatccaaaaaaaaaaaaagctggaactTTGTGTTCCCATAAAAATACTAGCTCCAGGGAACTGGAGCCATAGAGATGTCAACTTAATCTGCAAGGAAAGTGAAGACTTCCCCATGGAAACCCAAAAAGCAGCACAGCTTTGCTTCCAAGATCCTTTTCAGCTCTAAGTAGAGTCTTGGAATCTCAAAGACTGGAATGAGAGACTCTCTTGAACTGTTTACTCTTAGCctgatgtttatttattatttttccatgtttattgagatataattgatgtataatgttgtattagtttaaggtgtacaacttaATGATTTGATACACTCTTAGCTTTATAAACCACTGTTAGTCCCATCCTTAAGTGCTGACGCTTGTAGTTGGGAACATCAGAGGGTATATACATTTAGCCACATGTGGTGATGCTTTCCCTTGAATTAGAacttatttattgggcagccctggtggcgcagcagtttagcgccgcctgcagcctggggtgtgatcctggagatccaggatcaagtcccacatcgggttccttgcatggagcctgcttctccctctgcctgtgtctctgcctctctctctctctctgtgtgtctctcatgaataaataaataaaatcttaaaaaaaatttcctttaaaaaaaagaacttatttattgATAGTAGTGTAATAAAAGAAAGCCTGAtgcaataaatgtaaaaacaccTTCCATCTGTCTCCCTACAAATAGATTCATGTCATAAGAGATCATAATGCTGTTAGTGAATTTGCTCATCTAGACTGATCCAGATGGTCTCCAAGAGAAAAAGCGATTAGAAAAGAGGTagcaaggagaaagaagagtggATGAAAATGAAGAAACCTAACCCAGAAAATCACTTACAAGACTTTGAGATGGTACTCTCAGGAAGTTTTTAATAGGAGAAATTGCCAAAGAACTAAAAACAAGGCCTTGGAAAAGGTTTCCCTTACATCCTTTGTATGGTGATATAGTTAGAAACATGGGCTCTGCAGGCAGACCTCTTGGATTCCAATCCAATCTTGCCATCTATTACTTCTCAGtgcctctatttcctcatttgctAAAAAGGGGATAATAATTACATCACAGGGTTCTTgtaaagattaagtgaaataattacaTGCAAGGGACTTAGAGAAATGTTCAGAACATAGCAAATGCTATCTGCTAGCtcctatcatcatcatcattcgcTATTTCCAAAAGTGTAGTACATGCATTCCTCCTACTTAGACACTACCCTGACACTTAGGAAGTCAGGTGatttaaaaactaatagaacagggatgccggggtggctcagtggttgagcatctgcctttggctcaggttgtgatcctggggtcctgggatcgagccccacatcaagttccccacagggagcctgcctctccctctgcctatgtctttgcccctgtgtctctcatgaataaataaattctttaaaaaataaaataaaaactaatagaaTACCTAGAAATAAGCCTTACAAAAATGTGCAAGACCTTTAGCAAGAAAACTATACGACTTTACTGAAGTacatttcatgaaatatttatgtacTTCAATAAAGTTGTATAGTTTCCTTGTTCCAGGCCTTGCACATTTATGACATAAATTATGGGGATAGTTCATGGATGTAGACTTATCTCCAGACCCATCAAGCTGGATATGTTAAATAGGTAGAggtttttgtcaattatacttcaataaaatgatgtaaaaatatttaaagaaacgGAGAGAGATGTCATCTTGTAATATGAAGCTGATTGGTCCTACAAAGATACACATTCCCTCCGAAATAACCTAAGTAATTTAATGCATTACCAATACACAatctcagtggttttttttttctttttttgttgttacccttttgccttgttttgtattttggcaGGGGAATTGACAAACTGATTGTGGAAATGCATCTATTTGGAAGATGAACCTAAACTGCCCTATCAGATAGGAGCTGTGAAAGGCCTTTGTAAGAAGTTCACAAGATCTAAAAGCAATAAAGAACTTAAGcacataaaaatttaatactTCAGAAAGccagaagataaaattatcttGTGTATCTTATATATGGTATGTTCCACATGTGTTCatgcacatttaaaatgtatacacatacaaaacatacaaatgtatacatacacacttaTCTACAGCAGAGAAAGGATTAATACCAGAAGAAAATAGCTCttacaaattaataaaagacAACCCACTACAAATAAGcactttaaagaacaaaatatctaaacatgaaaagatgttcagctgtcttcacaattaaaaacaaattatttaagtaatcagTTATAATTATACAACTAAATAATATTTAGcttaatatacaaagaaaaaggatattCATACCCTTAGGAATATAAATTCATACAACCTTTTGGGAGGGCTATTTGCAGTACTGATAAAATTCCAAACATGCATATCCTTTCACCCAGCACTTCTATTGCTAAGAATTTAGCTACAAAGTCTCATTCTAGTACACAGATACTTAGAAAGATGTTCACTGGAGCATagtttgtaattagaaaaaacttttttgaaggggaaaatcagaaacaaattttaatcCTACCAATAGAAGAttggagaaataagaaagaatggtCCAGTtcatataaggaaaatatatattatatatttatcatttattattatgaagtatgcatatataaataaccATTGAATAAAGATATATTGGCATACTTTTGAAAAAGACATGTTgaatacaatgttttttttaaagattttattcatttattcatgagagacacacacacagagagaggcagagacacaggcagagggagaagcagtccccacgcagggagcccgatgcgggactcgatcccgggtccccaggatcacaccctgggctgaaggcagacgccaaaccactgagccacccgggctgcccgaacaCAATGTTTAATACAGCCCTTTCTtacaaaaatacataatacataataaatatatattgtatgtatgttTACATAGTCAAAAAAGTCTGGAAGGATATACACTGAATAGTTAATAGAGATTACTTTTGGGGAGTAAAATTACATCTCCTATTTAATATACATTCTGTGTGGTTTTGAATCTTTGCCATAACcatgtctgatttttaaaattaaaaaaataatggccaaaaatagaaatacatgatCATAACAAACATTTTAAACCATAGAAAGTTCGAACCATACAGAAGGGTATAAGGTAAAAGGCAAAAGTCTACAGACTTCTCATCTTCACTCCCCAGAGGTAAATAGTTTCTGATATATCTTTCCAGAAATTTTCGATACGAATACAATTCCTCGTAGGCCAAATGGCTTGTGCATGCATTACTTTTGtaaagtatacatattttaattagatACTTTGATGACCTTCAAAATTCTCAGGAGGAAAAGCATCaacatttccctttctcttcacaTCACTGTCAATTCTAGGTAGGTAAAAAAGCTTTAAGACCAACAGAATGTCATGAACAATTCTTAGCGGAGGAAAAGAGCAAAGGGCACAAATTCCCTCCTTATATTCATTTGCAACATGGGGCTTTGCAAGCAGCTGTGTACCCACAGCTGTATCAGCTCCAGCCCAAGCAGATGAGGCTAATCTTGAGCTGTTAAAACTCATTAACCGTACTTTATCTTGACTTTGAAAACATGACTcacattttctcctctcttagAGGTCTTACTCATCCAAGGATCCGTCTTTTACAAGTGGGAACTTAAGACTGTGACCTCTTGGGTAACTTCCCTCAACAATCACACAGAAGATCAgaattggggggatccctgggtggctcagcggtttagcgcctgcctttggcccagggcgcgcgatcctggagtcccaggatcgagtcccgcgtccggctccctgcatggagcctgcttctccctcctcctgtgtctctgcctctctctctgactgtcataaataaataaatctttaaaaaaaaaaaaagatcagaattgGGACCAAACCTCATTCTCATTGGTATTCATTCCCTATTCACCctatttctttctcccccctGGAGAGAAGTGATTAAACCAGTGGTTCCCAAACGTGGCTGATCAGAATCAACTGggggtattttaaaataataataaaaatacagattcctggccTCCCCACACTCAGACTGAGTGAGGTCTGAGTAGGagatgtaagtttttaaaaaggagctttCACCCAGTAATAGGTTTTCTCATGATCAGTAATATTTGGGAACCTCTTATTAAAAGATGACCATCCTTACaccaaaacaaatggaaagtccTCAGGATAATTTAAACACTCTGGTCTAGGGAAAATGTCCTACTGACTGAAGGTATTACCATCTTCTCTGGGCCCAGAAAGGCTCATCTGTGGCAGTTTTGGTCTTAAATAGCTTACCCCAGTTAAGAAATGTGGCAGGCCTAAGATGTCTGGCTCCCCTAGTTCTTTATCTACCAGCACTGTCCAAAGGTTCTGTAATACCATGCTGCCCAGTACAGTAACCACTCACCACACACAGCTATTGAACTCTTGAAATGTGGCTTGTATGACTaaggaagtaaatattttaaagattttatttatttgcgagagatagagcacaaggtggggggagcagcagagggagagggagaagcaagctccttggtgagcagggagcccaacattgagcttgatcgcaggaccctgagatcatgacctgagccgaaggcagacacttaaccgactgagccacccagggaccctagaagtaaattttttatttcatgtttcattttaatttaaatagccacatgaaGCTGGTGACCAGTGTATTGGACAGCTCAGGTCTGGATTTCTAAGACCTTTGATTTAAATGGAGCCCTCCCCCCTCCTGACCCACTCACCTCTACCCAGGGGGACCTCTGCAGAGATCAGAGTCACATAGAGCTGATAGGTCAGCTGGGGCACTGAGCCCAGGAAGGCTTGGATCTGTGACATACGCTTGTAGGCATTGCGGTGCATGGCCAGGGTCCGGATGGAGTGGCCCACCTCCCATTCTATCAGCACCTCCTCGCCATTTATTAGCATCTTCTTTCGGGTGAGGCTGACATagggctcctcctgcccctctttCTTCCACAGTGTGAGGTACTTAATCATGGCCTCCAAACATCTGCAGAAATAAAGCATCATGGGTACTTAACTAAAGCTGTCCTGGGAAAGAAGGTTGGGGAAGGGGGGGATAATAATACAATTCAGGGAGTTTGTGCTACTTTTTGCCATTCCTTAATTCCCATTCTACTCATTTCTTGTAAGTCAAAGAGATAGTTATGTCTGCTATAAGTTACTTGAGTCTAAATCCTTTTTTGTTTGGTCGGTCATCTACTGACCTGAGAACACCATTTCATAGTGTTACTTGGAGGATTTAAGGAATTTGCTTGGTCTCCTTAAGAATAAGCCTATGGTAGAAAAGCACCTTGAACACAAAGACATTAAATAATGTGTTGAGAGAAAATGATGAAGGTTCTTAAAGGCCCTGGTTTTCATAACACCTCAAGTTCCTGAGGTAAAGCAATCTGTATGCAAAGCATTTAGCTCTATACTTGGGGCTTTTGAGTTCTGCTTTTTTCAGGACAAAGCCCACAACTATAATTGTCTTGCCAAAAAGTCTTGGACGGGATCTAGAAAAAACCTCACATCTATACAGTAATGCCATTCAATAACAAAGGTACTTAAAGACTTGACAACTCAGAACTGAATGTGCTACATACCTAGGGAATATCAAAAGATCTCTCTAAaagttgttttgaaaaaaaaaaaaaaaaaaaaaaaaaaaaaaaaaaaaaaaaaaaaaaaaaaaaataaaagttgttttggAGACCTCTTGACCTATTTGGGGCCAACAGCCTTTTAAACTTCTTTCtttacaaagaggaaaacatcTTTACCAACCTTGAAATAGTGATAAGACCACATTTCTTGCTGTATCCTTCCCATCTCTCCCATATAAATCAGAAGTCTTTAAGCAGTTCTGATGTGGTGAATAGAAGAGAAGCAACTAGAA belongs to Canis lupus familiaris isolate Mischka breed German Shepherd chromosome X, alternate assembly UU_Cfam_GSD_1.0, whole genome shotgun sequence and includes:
- the XKRX gene encoding XK-related protein 2, which gives rise to MDRVYEIPEEPNVDPISSLEEDVIRGANPRFTFPFGILFSTFLYCGEAASALYMVRVYRKNSETYWMTYTLSFFMFSSIMVQLTLIFVHRDLAKDKPLSLFMHLILLGPVIRCLEAMIKYLTLWKKEGQEEPYVSLTRKKMLINGEEVLIEWEVGHSIRTLAMHRNAYKRMSQIQAFLGSVPQLTYQLYVTLISAEVPLGRAVLMVFSLISVTYGATLCNMLAIQIKYDEYKIRLGPLEVLCITIWRTLEITSRLVILVLFSATLKLKAVPFLLLNFLIILFEPWVKFWRSGAQMPNNIEKNFSRVGTLVVLISITVLYAGINFSCWSALQLKLADRDLVDKGQNWGHMGLHYSLRLVENVIMVLVFKFCGVKVLLNYCHSLIALQLIIAYLISIGFMLLFFQYLHPLRSLFTHNVVDYLHCVCCHQHPRGRIENSEPSCDAEARPSIV